A window from Microcoleus sp. AS-A8 encodes these proteins:
- a CDS encoding ferredoxin-thioredoxin reductase variable chain has product MKVGDRVRINKSVIVYHHPSHKNEPFDLKGLEGDVLGIVVEWQGRPVSANLPVLVQFDKKFRAHFREDEVEII; this is encoded by the coding sequence ATGAAAGTTGGCGATCGCGTCCGTATTAACAAATCTGTCATTGTTTACCACCATCCTTCTCACAAAAACGAGCCTTTTGATCTCAAAGGGCTAGAAGGGGACGTACTCGGAATTGTTGTTGAGTGGCAAGGCAGACCTGTGAGCGCTAACCTGCCTGTGTTAGTTCAATTCGATAAAAAATTCCGCGCTCACTTTCGGGAGGACGAGGTAGAAATCATTTAG
- a CDS encoding SPFH/Band 7/PHB domain protein produces MEFLGWMIALVLGASGLASSVKIVNQGNEALVERLGKYSGKKLEPGINFLVPVLDRVVFQETIREKVLDVPPQQCITRDNVAITADAVVYWRIMDMAKAYYKVENLKLAMQNMVLTQIRAEMGQLELDQTFTARSEINETLLRELDEATDPWGVKVTRVELRDIIPSKAVQDSMELQMSAERRKRAAILTSEGERESAVNSARGKAEALELDAQARQKAAILEAEGQQKAIVLKAQAERQQQVLRAQATAEALQIVTKAMKGDSGAHEALQFLLAQNYLEMGMKIGSSDSSKVMFMDPRSIPATIEGIRSIVGDNGNGNV; encoded by the coding sequence ATGGAATTTTTGGGTTGGATGATTGCATTGGTTCTGGGTGCTTCAGGTCTTGCCAGCTCCGTTAAGATTGTCAATCAAGGTAACGAAGCCTTAGTGGAACGATTGGGGAAATATAGCGGCAAGAAATTAGAACCCGGTATTAACTTTCTCGTTCCTGTCCTCGATCGGGTGGTTTTTCAGGAAACGATTCGAGAAAAAGTGTTAGATGTCCCTCCTCAGCAGTGCATTACCCGCGACAACGTTGCCATCACGGCTGATGCGGTAGTCTACTGGCGAATTATGGATATGGCGAAAGCCTACTACAAGGTGGAAAATCTCAAACTAGCAATGCAGAACATGGTGCTAACCCAGATTCGTGCAGAAATGGGTCAGCTAGAACTCGATCAAACCTTTACCGCTAGGTCGGAAATCAATGAAACCCTGCTGCGGGAATTGGATGAAGCAACAGACCCTTGGGGTGTGAAAGTGACGCGAGTTGAACTGCGTGATATTATCCCATCCAAAGCCGTGCAAGATTCGATGGAGTTGCAAATGTCGGCAGAACGGCGCAAGCGGGCGGCGATTTTGACTTCTGAGGGGGAACGGGAATCTGCGGTTAACTCGGCTAGAGGGAAAGCGGAAGCCCTAGAACTCGATGCCCAAGCGCGTCAAAAGGCAGCGATTTTGGAAGCAGAGGGTCAACAAAAGGCGATCGTGCTTAAAGCCCAGGCAGAACGCCAGCAGCAAGTCCTGCGAGCACAAGCGACAGCTGAGGCGCTACAAATTGTTACCAAGGCGATGAAGGGTGACTCTGGTGCTCATGAAGCACTCCAGTTCTTATTGGCTCAGAATTATTTAGAGATGGGGATGAAGATTGGTAGTAGCGACAGCAGCAAGGTGATGTTTATGGACCCTCGCAGTATTCCAGCAACGATTGAGGGCATTCGTTCCATTGTTGGTGATAACGGTAATGGCAATGTTTAG
- a CDS encoding glycoside hydrolase 100 family protein yields MSSKILEEAQARLRQSIMTYQGQPVGTVAAKEEALEEEQLNYGHCFVRDFVPSGLAFLMQGEREIVRNFLEFTLALQSDRAGLKKGQGLFGEVRRIWEGKELLIDGIRLGDGLMPASFEVTSNQEIEPDFGQRAIGRVTPVDSGLWWIILLRAYEKACQIANRPEESIAHRIEFQRGIQLILDICLSKRFDMTPTMLVPEAAFMIDRRMGVYGHPLEIQSLFHHALRCARYELLVNESYIEKREVDSRLHLLTKYIRERYWLDPKRVRAIYRYQTEEFGETALNKFNIYENSVPEWVLPWVDRKGGYLVGNLGVGWIDFRFFSQGNLLSIISGLATPDQSQSIMHLIDLQWSKLMGHMPMKLCYPALEERDWESITGCDPKNVPWSYHNGGSWPVLLWSLTAAALKTKQIEIAERAIQLAEHYLLDDEWPEYYDGKNGNVIGREARLYQTWTIAGYLVAKYLIQDRDHLKLITFDDEPGVSEELAHK; encoded by the coding sequence ATGAGTAGCAAAATATTAGAAGAAGCGCAAGCAAGACTGAGACAGTCTATTATGACCTATCAGGGACAGCCAGTCGGGACGGTAGCGGCAAAGGAAGAAGCTCTCGAAGAAGAACAACTCAACTATGGACATTGCTTTGTCCGCGATTTTGTTCCTTCAGGGCTTGCCTTTCTCATGCAAGGAGAACGAGAAATTGTCCGCAACTTTCTTGAATTTACCTTAGCGTTGCAGTCTGACAGAGCTGGGTTAAAGAAAGGTCAAGGGTTATTTGGTGAAGTGAGGCGAATCTGGGAGGGGAAAGAACTTCTCATTGATGGCATTCGCCTGGGAGATGGTTTGATGCCTGCTAGCTTTGAAGTGACATCAAATCAAGAAATTGAACCGGATTTTGGTCAGCGAGCGATTGGCAGAGTAACACCGGTTGATTCGGGTTTGTGGTGGATTATTCTGTTACGAGCTTATGAAAAAGCTTGTCAGATAGCCAACCGACCGGAAGAGAGCATTGCTCATCGAATCGAATTCCAACGGGGCATCCAATTAATTCTGGATATTTGCTTGAGTAAGCGATTCGACATGACCCCAACCATGTTAGTGCCAGAGGCGGCATTTATGATTGACCGTCGGATGGGAGTTTATGGGCATCCGTTGGAAATTCAATCATTATTTCATCATGCTTTACGCTGTGCTCGTTATGAATTGCTCGTTAATGAAAGCTATATTGAAAAGCGGGAAGTGGATAGCCGTTTGCACTTGCTGACTAAATACATTCGAGAACGGTATTGGCTAGACCCCAAACGAGTGAGGGCAATCTATCGCTACCAGACGGAAGAGTTTGGGGAAACGGCTTTAAATAAGTTCAATATCTACGAGAATTCGGTTCCTGAATGGGTACTACCTTGGGTGGACAGAAAAGGAGGTTATTTAGTTGGAAATCTGGGTGTTGGTTGGATAGATTTTCGATTTTTCTCCCAGGGTAACTTGCTCAGTATTATTTCTGGATTAGCTACACCTGACCAGTCACAAAGCATTATGCATTTAATTGACCTGCAATGGTCGAAACTGATGGGACATATGCCGATGAAACTGTGTTATCCAGCCCTAGAGGAACGAGATTGGGAGAGTATAACGGGATGCGACCCCAAAAATGTCCCCTGGTCGTACCACAATGGTGGAAGTTGGCCTGTTTTACTTTGGTCTTTGACGGCCGCGGCTCTAAAAACGAAGCAAATAGAGATAGCTGAACGTGCTATTCAATTGGCTGAACATTACTTACTAGATGATGAGTGGCCTGAATATTACGATGGGAAGAATGGCAATGTTATTGGCAGAGAAGCAAGACTTTATCAAACCTGGACAATTGCTGGATATTTAGTGGCAAAATACTTGATTCAAGACCGCGATCATTTAAAGTTAATTACGTTTGATGATGAACCTGGAGTGAGTGAAGAATTAGCTCATAAGTAA
- the nadA gene encoding quinolinate synthase NadA: MFTTALAQRDSAQTGALPHDLFEAIGALKKELNAVLLAHYYQDPDLQDIADYIGDSLELSRKAASTDADVIVFVGVHFMAETAKILNPDKLVLLPDLDAGCSLADSCPPDAFAKFKAAHPNHLVISYINCSAEIKAMSDIICTSSNAVKIVNQIPKDQPIIFAPDRNLGRYVAEQTGRDLVLWQGSCIVHETFSERKIVQLKIEHPEAEVIAHPECEPTVLRHASYIGSTTALLKYSQASSTQTFIVATEPGIIHQMQKQAPGKRFIPAPPINNCACNECPFMRLNTLEKLYLAMKNRQPEITLPEHIQVAALRPIQRMLEMSV; the protein is encoded by the coding sequence GTGTTTACCACTGCACTTGCCCAACGAGACTCTGCCCAGACTGGTGCCTTACCTCACGACCTATTTGAAGCCATTGGTGCTCTCAAAAAAGAACTCAATGCCGTCCTGCTGGCTCACTACTACCAAGACCCCGACCTTCAAGATATCGCAGACTACATTGGCGATTCCCTCGAACTTTCGCGCAAAGCCGCTAGTACCGATGCCGATGTGATTGTCTTTGTCGGTGTCCATTTCATGGCAGAAACCGCCAAAATCCTCAATCCTGACAAACTGGTGTTGTTGCCCGATTTAGACGCGGGTTGCTCACTCGCCGATAGTTGTCCACCCGATGCTTTCGCCAAATTTAAGGCCGCTCACCCCAATCATCTGGTCATTTCCTACATCAACTGCTCCGCCGAAATCAAGGCGATGAGCGACATCATCTGTACCAGTTCCAACGCGGTCAAGATTGTTAACCAAATTCCCAAAGACCAACCGATTATTTTTGCTCCGGATCGCAATCTCGGACGCTATGTAGCGGAACAAACGGGACGAGACCTTGTGCTGTGGCAGGGAAGTTGTATTGTCCATGAAACCTTCTCAGAACGGAAGATTGTTCAGCTTAAAATTGAACATCCAGAAGCGGAGGTGATTGCTCACCCGGAATGTGAACCCACGGTACTGCGTCACGCCAGTTATATTGGCTCGACTACTGCATTGCTGAAGTATTCTCAAGCAAGTTCCACTCAAACTTTTATTGTGGCGACGGAACCGGGGATTATTCACCAAATGCAAAAGCAAGCACCTGGTAAACGCTTCATCCCAGCACCACCAATCAACAATTGTGCCTGTAATGAGTGTCCGTTCATGCGGCTTAATACCTTAGAAAAGCTGTATCTTGCCATGAAGAATCGTCAACCAGAAATCACGCTACCTGAACACATACAAGTAGCGGCTCTACGACCGATTCAGCGTATGTTGGAAATGAGTGTGTAG
- a CDS encoding helix-turn-helix domain-containing protein, with translation MGKVGKALKQVLETYGITQNRLAVVMETRRSNVGRWYHEQIDPTGDTIADIVAALRKIDPDASEEFIRLYLRESSDDEE, from the coding sequence ATGGGAAAAGTAGGCAAAGCCCTTAAGCAGGTTTTAGAAACCTATGGAATTACGCAAAATAGGTTGGCAGTAGTAATGGAAACTAGACGCTCAAACGTTGGTCGCTGGTATCACGAACAGATAGACCCAACGGGCGACACCATTGCGGATATCGTTGCCGCTTTAAGGAAAATCGATCCAGATGCCTCTGAGGAGTTTATTAGGCTTTATCTGCGTGAGTCTAGCGATGATGAGGAGTAG
- a CDS encoding NAD(P)/FAD-dependent oxidoreductase, which produces MEIGEASLSLDVIVIGSGIGGLTCASLLARYGKRVLVCESHAIAGGAAHSFKRRGFEFDSGPSFYCGLSDQRPSLNPLRQVLDVLGESLQVVSYDPLGYYHFPEETFPVYSNGDRYREAVAQITPQGARELERFEKRLLPLYDCLRDIPTLALRADWQLLPVLLGRYLPSLFKMLPKLGIIQGSVGYVMDKEVCDPWVRRLIDLECFLLSGLKAHGTIAPEVAFMLGERTRAGVEYPVGGSGAIVEALVRGLTRWGGELRLNAHVEQILVEAGKVVGVRLRQGEILKAPVVISNATIWDTFVGVNGRLPLLRKEDLPQSYRQSALETPAVNSFMHLHLGIRAEGLEGLTGHHVVVHDRDKDITEPGNTCMISIPSVWDANLAPEGHHTVHAYTLEPYEGWQRDEGYEEKKKARSQPLFRALERIIPDIRQRVVLELIGTPLTHSHYLRRYQGTYGPAIAAGKGMFPSCQTPIAGLYRVGDSTMPGIGVPAVAASGILCANTLVTPQQTSELLVEAGGRK; this is translated from the coding sequence ATTGAAATCGGAGAAGCATCATTGAGCCTTGATGTAATTGTTATTGGTAGTGGGATTGGCGGCTTAACATGTGCCTCTCTATTGGCGCGGTACGGTAAGCGAGTGCTGGTGTGCGAGAGCCATGCGATCGCCGGAGGTGCCGCTCATAGTTTTAAACGGCGGGGGTTTGAGTTTGATTCGGGTCCTTCGTTTTACTGCGGCCTAAGTGACCAACGTCCCAGCCTCAACCCTTTGCGGCAAGTATTGGACGTTCTCGGAGAATCGTTGCAAGTCGTTTCCTACGACCCCTTGGGATATTACCATTTTCCGGAAGAAACGTTTCCAGTTTACAGCAATGGCGATCGCTATCGAGAGGCTGTTGCTCAGATTACACCGCAGGGGGCTAGGGAACTTGAACGATTTGAAAAACGTTTGTTGCCCCTCTATGACTGCTTACGGGATATCCCAACCCTTGCCCTGAGAGCCGATTGGCAGCTCCTTCCTGTCTTGTTGGGACGCTATTTGCCCTCGCTGTTCAAAATGCTACCCAAACTCGGTATCATCCAGGGTTCCGTCGGGTATGTTATGGACAAAGAGGTTTGTGACCCTTGGGTGCGGCGGTTGATTGATTTAGAGTGCTTTCTCCTATCGGGACTGAAGGCACACGGCACGATCGCGCCGGAAGTAGCATTTATGTTAGGCGAACGCACCCGCGCAGGCGTAGAGTATCCCGTTGGGGGCAGTGGGGCAATTGTAGAAGCTTTGGTACGCGGCTTAACACGCTGGGGTGGCGAGTTGCGACTGAATGCTCACGTCGAGCAAATTCTGGTAGAAGCAGGTAAAGTCGTTGGGGTACGGTTACGCCAAGGGGAAATCCTCAAAGCCCCTGTGGTCATCTCCAATGCCACGATTTGGGATACTTTTGTAGGGGTAAACGGTCGTTTGCCCCTACTGCGAAAAGAAGACTTACCCCAGTCTTACCGCCAATCCGCTTTAGAGACACCTGCGGTTAATAGTTTCATGCACTTACACCTAGGTATCCGGGCAGAGGGATTAGAGGGGCTGACAGGGCATCATGTCGTTGTTCACGATCGCGATAAGGATATTACAGAACCGGGAAATACTTGTATGATTTCCATTCCCTCGGTGTGGGATGCCAATCTCGCCCCAGAGGGTCATCATACCGTTCATGCCTATACCTTGGAACCCTACGAAGGATGGCAACGGGATGAGGGGTATGAGGAAAAGAAGAAAGCGCGATCGCAACCCTTATTCCGTGCCTTAGAACGCATCATTCCCGATATCCGACAACGCGTCGTCTTAGAACTGATCGGCACACCCTTAACTCACTCCCACTACCTGCGCCGCTATCAAGGAACCTATGGCCCTGCGATCGCGGCAGGAAAAGGTATGTTTCCCAGTTGCCAAACCCCTATTGCTGGTTTATACCGTGTCGGTGACAGCACCATGCCAGGGATTGGAGTTCCTGCGGTTGCCGCCTCTGGTATCCTCTGCGCTAATACTCTGGTAACGCCTCAACAGACTTCAGAATTATTGGTAGAAGCAGGTGGGCGTAAATAA
- a CDS encoding protein phosphatase 2C domain-containing protein — protein MSSSKPLMNRYLWAVGSTAMQIPAGEFVKDRYEVVAPQIWRDTQPELLPEMPAQLSGDILTYLRLYPKRLHVPEVYGVCELGNSVVTLLENVPINPSGELYPSIKSMWTQVPAVRQVYWLWQILELWTPLQEMGVASSLLVPDNLRVEGWRLRLREFYVDSIASAVDEPEREALVASSIGGGTSSSDGLESEKSSGVSSTLLRRAKKASLQQLGELWASLCSKAAMSVASRLQALAQQLQGEEPSLKAIATTLNKLLLEQAARQPLRLKIAGATDIGSVQKHNEDSCYPTMADLPADLSLPRDSLIPHLSIVCDGIGGHEGGEVASQLAVQSIKLQVRALLSELAEDPELMTPELMSQQLAAIIRVANNLIASRNDEQERESRRRMATTLTLALQLPQIMKMADGQGNAHELYIASVGDSRAYWLTPRYCQRLTVDDDVATREVRLGRSLYRKALQRPDAGALTQAVGTKDAELLRPTVQRFILEEDGLLLLCSDGLSDNNLLEQFCVDYPRDVFSGKLSLEAAVQSLIDLANQKNGQDNISVVLSYCAVSPQYPVVLNLGELPVGTKDYTFTLDTDFSGLRQDYESDEPEITHESEPVVQTSKGEWFKVILGMVGVLLVLFSAGAALLTAQWLINPDGFQKVRERMLQTDRIKISPSSSVPTQPPEQGER, from the coding sequence ATGAGCAGTTCCAAGCCGCTGATGAATCGCTATCTCTGGGCAGTTGGTTCAACTGCCATGCAGATTCCTGCTGGAGAATTCGTTAAAGACCGCTATGAGGTAGTTGCTCCACAAATTTGGCGAGATACGCAGCCGGAACTGCTACCAGAGATGCCTGCTCAACTGAGTGGCGATATCCTTACGTACCTGCGCTTGTATCCCAAACGCCTCCACGTTCCTGAGGTGTATGGCGTATGCGAGTTGGGCAATTCGGTTGTTACGTTGCTAGAAAATGTCCCGATTAATCCTAGCGGAGAACTGTATCCCTCCATCAAGTCGATGTGGACGCAGGTGCCAGCCGTCCGTCAGGTTTATTGGCTCTGGCAGATTCTAGAACTGTGGACGCCATTACAGGAAATGGGTGTAGCTTCCAGTCTTTTGGTTCCCGATAATTTGCGGGTTGAGGGGTGGCGGCTGCGGCTGCGGGAATTCTATGTTGATAGCATAGCCTCTGCTGTTGATGAGCCTGAGCGAGAAGCCTTGGTGGCATCATCTATAGGGGGTGGGACAAGTTCCTCAGACGGATTAGAAAGCGAAAAATCCTCTGGCGTCAGTTCCACCCTGCTCAGGCGCGCCAAGAAAGCCAGTCTCCAACAACTCGGAGAGTTGTGGGCCTCGTTATGTTCTAAGGCCGCGATGTCCGTGGCGTCTCGCTTACAAGCGCTTGCCCAACAGTTGCAAGGCGAGGAGCCTTCGTTAAAAGCGATCGCTACTACTCTCAATAAGCTATTGCTAGAACAAGCCGCTAGACAACCTCTGCGCCTTAAAATTGCGGGTGCTACAGATATAGGTTCTGTGCAAAAGCACAACGAAGATAGCTGCTATCCCACAATGGCCGACTTACCGGCAGACCTCAGCCTACCCCGTGATTCCTTAATTCCTCATCTATCTATCGTTTGTGATGGCATTGGTGGACATGAGGGCGGGGAAGTAGCCAGCCAATTGGCGGTGCAGTCTATTAAACTCCAAGTACGGGCACTCCTGTCTGAGTTAGCTGAAGACCCGGAACTGATGACCCCGGAACTGATGAGTCAGCAGCTAGCTGCCATTATCCGGGTCGCGAATAACTTGATTGCCTCTCGTAATGATGAACAAGAACGAGAGTCCCGGCGTCGCATGGCAACCACACTAACCCTGGCACTGCAACTGCCCCAGATTATGAAGATGGCGGATGGTCAGGGCAATGCTCACGAACTCTACATTGCTAGTGTGGGAGATAGCCGTGCCTACTGGCTGACTCCTCGCTACTGCCAACGGCTAACAGTGGATGATGATGTGGCAACACGGGAAGTCCGGTTGGGTCGCAGTCTCTACCGCAAGGCGTTGCAGCGCCCTGATGCTGGGGCACTCACTCAAGCGGTGGGAACTAAGGATGCTGAGTTATTACGTCCAACAGTACAACGGTTCATTTTAGAGGAAGATGGATTACTACTTTTATGTTCTGATGGTTTAAGTGACAACAACTTACTTGAACAATTTTGTGTTGACTACCCACGAGATGTTTTTAGTGGCAAGCTTTCTCTCGAAGCGGCTGTGCAGTCGTTAATTGACCTCGCCAATCAAAAGAATGGTCAAGATAACATTTCGGTTGTTCTCAGCTACTGTGCTGTTTCTCCCCAATATCCGGTGGTTCTGAATCTTGGAGAACTCCCCGTCGGTACCAAGGACTACACCTTTACTCTGGACACAGACTTTTCTGGATTACGTCAGGATTATGAGTCGGATGAACCGGAAATAACACACGAAAGCGAACCTGTTGTCCAAACCTCAAAAGGCGAATGGTTTAAAGTCATTCTTGGCATGGTGGGGGTCTTACTGGTACTATTTTCAGCGGGTGCGGCTTTATTGACGGCTCAGTGGCTGATTAATCCCGATGGGTTCCAGAAGGTGCGCGAACGCATGTTGCAAACCGATCGTATTAAGATTTCTCCATCTTCCTCCGTTCCGACACAACCCCCCGAACAGGGAGAAAGGTAG
- a CDS encoding YdcF family protein produces MFLFLSKLLPLFLYPLGLACILMVVALVMWWRRSRWVPFPISLALMVLLLASNNWVANGLVKSLEWQQIPPKTLPTADAIVILGGATKSAFPPRPGVDLSEQGDRVLYGAQLYREGKAPVVISSGGRIDWRGGGPSESADMAQILKTVGVPSSAILQDPTSLNTHQNAVNVKKIMQERGIRRILLVTSAMHMPRSLRIFQRQGIDAIPAPTDFLVSQQEIEEPNSSPQAIMLSLMPDTERLDRTTRALKEYIGMAVYRLRGWL; encoded by the coding sequence ATGTTTTTATTCCTCTCCAAGCTGCTGCCGTTGTTCTTGTACCCCTTGGGACTCGCTTGCATACTCATGGTTGTGGCATTGGTAATGTGGTGGCGACGCTCTCGCTGGGTGCCGTTTCCCATTTCTTTGGCTTTGATGGTGTTATTGTTAGCTAGCAATAATTGGGTCGCCAATGGCTTGGTGAAATCCTTAGAGTGGCAGCAGATCCCACCTAAAACATTACCGACGGCTGACGCAATTGTGATTTTAGGCGGTGCAACAAAATCGGCTTTTCCCCCACGACCCGGAGTCGATTTGAGTGAACAAGGCGATCGCGTCCTCTACGGTGCCCAACTCTACCGTGAAGGTAAGGCTCCTGTTGTGATTTCATCCGGGGGTCGTATTGATTGGCGGGGGGGTGGGCCATCTGAGTCGGCAGATATGGCCCAAATCCTAAAAACTGTGGGTGTTCCGTCCTCTGCTATCCTGCAAGACCCCACATCCCTCAATACCCACCAAAATGCTGTCAATGTGAAGAAAATTATGCAGGAGCGAGGTATCCGCCGCATTTTATTGGTCACATCGGCGATGCATATGCCGCGATCGCTCCGGATTTTCCAACGCCAGGGGATTGACGCCATCCCCGCTCCCACCGACTTCTTGGTCAGTCAACAAGAGATTGAGGAGCCGAACAGCAGCCCTCAAGCCATTATGCTGAGCCTGATGCCGGATACAGAGCGCCTCGACAGAACGACTCGTGCGCTTAAGGAATACATCGGAATGGCCGTTTATCGCCTCCGAGGCTGGCTGTGA
- a CDS encoding TIGR04168 family protein: MTSYHNNPVKIAVVGDIHDQWENEDAIALKQLGVDLVLFVGDFGNESVEIVRMIAALDLDKAAIMGNHDAWYTASDWGRKRCPYDRKKEDWVQQQLDLLGEAHVGYGYLDFPQFQLSVVGSRPFSWGGEVWKNNEFYQERYGITSFAESVERIVEAVQSAAYETIIFIGHNGPTGLGDKAEDPCGRDWQPLGGDHGDPDFAEAIAQTQTLGKNVAFVTFGHMHHSLRHTKEQRRRAIIARPEGTVYLNSASVPRIIQTETNRLRNFSLVSLEGDGVSQISLVWVGQDYSVVSEQVFYRRPESVEVQPVYS, translated from the coding sequence ATGACCAGTTATCACAATAATCCCGTCAAAATTGCTGTTGTCGGGGACATCCACGATCAATGGGAAAACGAAGATGCGATCGCTCTTAAGCAGTTAGGCGTTGACCTCGTTCTATTTGTGGGAGATTTCGGCAATGAATCGGTCGAAATCGTGCGAATGATTGCTGCTCTCGACCTCGATAAAGCAGCAATTATGGGCAATCATGATGCCTGGTATACGGCTTCGGACTGGGGGCGAAAGCGGTGCCCTTATGATCGAAAAAAGGAAGATTGGGTGCAGCAGCAATTAGATTTGCTGGGAGAGGCTCATGTTGGTTATGGGTACTTGGACTTTCCCCAGTTTCAGCTTTCTGTTGTGGGGAGTCGTCCGTTTAGTTGGGGTGGAGAAGTTTGGAAAAATAACGAGTTCTATCAGGAACGGTACGGCATCACCAGTTTTGCAGAGTCAGTTGAGCGCATCGTCGAAGCGGTGCAGAGTGCGGCTTATGAAACGATTATTTTTATAGGCCACAATGGACCCACCGGGTTAGGCGACAAGGCAGAAGACCCCTGCGGTAGAGACTGGCAACCTCTGGGTGGCGATCATGGTGACCCAGATTTTGCCGAAGCGATCGCGCAAACTCAGACGCTGGGTAAAAACGTGGCTTTTGTTACCTTTGGTCACATGCACCACTCCCTGCGCCATACTAAAGAGCAACGACGGAGGGCAATTATTGCGAGGCCAGAGGGAACTGTCTACTTGAATTCGGCAAGTGTGCCCCGGATTATCCAAACGGAAACGAACAGACTTCGTAATTTTTCCCTGGTTTCCCTGGAGGGGGATGGGGTTTCCCAGATCTCCCTGGTTTGGGTAGGTCAAGACTATTCAGTGGTTTCTGAACAGGTGTTCTATCGGCGTCCTGAATCCGTGGAAGTGCAACCGGTTTATAGTTAG
- a CDS encoding NfeD family protein: MPLLSPSMLWLLAGSILCSVELFVPTALVAFLMGLSAFVVAMVAWMLPTAFPLQVVVWLLFSTALVWLSRRFLPHPKASKTLDAKEAQTMTEISAGQTGRVLYEGNSWRARCEDELEVIAPNQKVYVVRREGNTLIVVPRNLLHS; the protein is encoded by the coding sequence ATGCCATTGCTAAGTCCTTCGATGCTCTGGCTACTGGCAGGATCGATTCTTTGTTCAGTAGAGCTGTTTGTGCCAACAGCCTTGGTCGCTTTCCTCATGGGGCTTAGTGCCTTTGTGGTGGCGATGGTGGCATGGATGTTGCCGACGGCGTTCCCGTTGCAAGTGGTAGTGTGGCTCTTGTTTTCGACAGCGCTGGTTTGGCTATCCCGTCGCTTCCTACCGCATCCGAAGGCGTCTAAAACTTTGGATGCAAAGGAAGCGCAAACCATGACAGAAATTTCAGCAGGACAAACCGGGCGAGTACTTTACGAAGGCAATTCCTGGAGGGCACGTTGTGAAGATGAACTAGAAGTGATCGCGCCTAACCAAAAAGTTTACGTCGTCCGCCGGGAAGGCAACACCCTAATTGTTGTGCCACGAAACCTGTTGCATTCCTAA
- a CDS encoding DUF3368 domain-containing protein: protein MKIVFNSSPLIFLARLHLLKVFVCASDEFYIPEFVIEEIKVKHDEASEYIQRLIHDNQIKVRATNLISLASSLNVRLGKGESEAIALCTELQANYVVLDDFAARREAIRLGLNVRGTLAIIRNLNSEGKIAIDNLDELYQRLMAINFRVKRALFDAIFED from the coding sequence GTGAAAATAGTTTTTAATTCGTCACCTTTAATTTTTCTGGCTCGATTGCATCTATTAAAAGTATTTGTTTGTGCCTCGGATGAGTTTTATATACCAGAATTTGTAATTGAGGAAATTAAGGTTAAACATGACGAAGCTAGCGAATATATCCAACGTTTAATTCATGACAATCAGATAAAAGTCAGAGCCACTAATCTCATTTCTTTGGCTAGTAGTCTGAATGTGCGTCTTGGCAAAGGAGAGTCAGAAGCCATCGCTCTATGCACAGAGTTACAAGCTAATTACGTTGTCCTAGATGATTTTGCTGCTAGAAGAGAAGCAATACGATTAGGGTTGAATGTCAGAGGTACTCTAGCCATTATCAGGAACCTGAACTCAGAAGGTAAAATTGCCATAGACAACCTGGATGAGCTTTATCAACGACTGATGGCGATTAATTTCAGAGTAAAACGAGCGCTATTTGATGCCATCTTTGAAGACTGA